In the Persephonella hydrogeniphila genome, one interval contains:
- a CDS encoding sulfite exporter TauE/SafE family protein: MDIYLPVADVSVNIFVLLGLGLVVGFFSGLLGIGGGIILNPTLIKLGIPPIVTVGTSVAQMVGATVSGFFAHLKLKNVDLKLGVVLVLSGFFGGGFGVLLSKILEEAGHFRTFVLSFYAFYLAFTGITMFIDVIKKKKEHKKGNLKNFLNALPLKYRFEFGEFSVLIPIFVGTVSGFLAAVMGVGGGFVVIPALMYLAGLPVNKAVGMSLFQMIFITAFLTYFHGTVNYGVDIILALILMAGSSFGAVFGSAFGQKLNKNITKIIMASLVSIVSVLSFYQLFFEKEKEKETIKEVHNLISDFAHNHPSVYSITVIVVSLIAGTIISMIAHRLKVLIEIYMEKRRFYKG; the protein is encoded by the coding sequence TTGGACATATATCTCCCTGTAGCTGATGTTTCAGTCAACATTTTTGTCTTACTTGGACTTGGTCTTGTTGTAGGTTTTTTTTCAGGATTACTAGGTATAGGTGGGGGTATCATACTAAACCCTACTCTTATAAAACTCGGCATACCTCCTATAGTTACTGTAGGTACTTCTGTAGCCCAAATGGTAGGAGCCACAGTCTCCGGATTTTTTGCACATCTAAAACTAAAAAACGTAGATCTTAAGTTAGGGGTTGTTCTTGTTTTATCTGGTTTTTTTGGAGGTGGGTTTGGCGTACTCCTTTCCAAAATATTAGAAGAGGCAGGACATTTCAGAACATTTGTTCTTTCTTTTTATGCTTTTTATCTCGCCTTTACAGGAATTACAATGTTTATAGATGTTATCAAAAAAAAGAAAGAGCATAAAAAGGGAAATCTAAAAAATTTTCTCAATGCATTACCATTAAAGTACAGGTTTGAGTTTGGAGAATTCTCTGTTCTGATCCCCATTTTTGTCGGTACTGTCTCTGGTTTTCTAGCAGCTGTTATGGGCGTTGGAGGTGGTTTTGTTGTTATTCCTGCTCTAATGTATCTGGCAGGACTTCCTGTCAATAAAGCTGTAGGCATGAGTCTATTTCAGATGATATTTATAACAGCTTTTCTTACTTACTTCCACGGAACAGTTAATTACGGAGTAGATATAATTCTTGCTCTCATACTTATGGCAGGCTCTTCCTTTGGAGCTGTCTTCGGTTCTGCTTTTGGTCAGAAACTGAACAAAAATATAACAAAAATCATTATGGCTTCCCTTGTTTCAATCGTTTCTGTACTGAGCTTCTATCAGCTATTTTTTGAGAAAGAAAAAGAAAAGGAAACGATAAAGGAAGTTCACAACCTTATCTCAGACTTTGCTCACAACCATCCGTCAGTATACTCAATCACTGTAATAGTTGTCAGTTTAATTGCCGGAACTATAATTAGTATGATTGCCCATAGGCTGAAAGTTCTGATTGAGATATATATGGAAAAAAGGAGATTTTATAAGGGGTGA
- a CDS encoding ArnT family glycosyltransferase — protein sequence MGEKSIDRLIENRYFVALFVFFTAFVYFWNVWLNDIWIPNEAFYAEAAREMLESGNFLDIYYNYEPRFNKPPMTYWMIAFSYIVFGVNEFATRLPIVLSAIGSNILVYLIGKELYGRKVGIVSAFVMAFSFQFVINSRYASPEIPLTFFFTLTLYFFILGYRRRKFLYIFLSYISLGLVVLTKGFPYIAVIGGIVIFYILFENSFKIKEVWKDIRFIRMEIGLPVVFLIGFSWYIYMYLKFGSSFLQTTLEETIHRAVGKKSKGISDLFFYAVVVLWGFLPYSLFFYYSIVRYFKDRKKELLFPAVWFLVMFVIFTIAKGKIPVYIIQAHGAISLIVAYYLVNYAPTRVYDKFLYYGSLLVPVLIAVIGITGIVYSFKLDPFYYVAVLFPFLYLLRYKDLRLLPFISVLVLFYMFVVSVLPVAEKFRPYDKIGQAISDNVPEKDIPLYIENWFWHNMPFYAKRKVYRDIKSSQILKISEEKPLLALVKRDTLKKINGAVVLWEGYLYKRGSESRFAIFLKYVYKALNGDYSGFEKRYLIYKRWVR from the coding sequence ATGGGAGAAAAGAGTATAGACAGACTTATAGAGAACAGGTATTTTGTGGCTCTTTTTGTATTTTTTACAGCTTTTGTTTATTTCTGGAATGTATGGCTTAACGATATATGGATACCCAACGAGGCTTTTTACGCAGAAGCCGCAAGGGAGATGCTCGAATCAGGGAATTTTTTAGATATCTATTACAATTATGAGCCGAGGTTTAATAAGCCTCCTATGACTTACTGGATGATCGCTTTCTCCTATATTGTTTTTGGTGTCAATGAGTTTGCTACCAGACTTCCTATAGTTCTTTCAGCAATCGGTTCGAACATTCTTGTTTATCTGATAGGTAAAGAGCTTTACGGTAGGAAAGTCGGGATAGTCTCTGCTTTTGTTATGGCTTTCAGTTTTCAGTTTGTTATTAATTCAAGGTATGCATCTCCAGAGATTCCCCTTACGTTTTTCTTTACTCTTACACTGTACTTTTTTATATTGGGATACAGAAGAAGAAAATTCCTTTATATCTTTCTTTCATATATATCCCTTGGACTTGTTGTTCTGACAAAAGGATTTCCTTATATAGCTGTTATAGGAGGAATTGTTATTTTTTATATTCTCTTTGAAAACTCTTTTAAAATTAAAGAAGTATGGAAAGATATCAGATTTATACGTATGGAGATAGGTCTTCCGGTAGTGTTCTTAATTGGTTTCAGCTGGTACATATATATGTACCTGAAATTTGGTTCTTCCTTTTTACAGACTACTCTTGAGGAAACTATCCACAGAGCTGTAGGTAAAAAATCAAAAGGAATATCTGACCTATTTTTCTATGCTGTAGTAGTGTTGTGGGGATTTTTGCCTTACTCTTTGTTTTTTTATTACAGTATAGTCAGATACTTTAAGGACAGGAAAAAAGAGCTTTTATTTCCGGCGGTCTGGTTTCTTGTGATGTTTGTTATTTTTACTATAGCAAAGGGAAAAATCCCAGTATATATTATTCAAGCCCATGGAGCTATTTCTCTGATTGTTGCTTACTATCTTGTGAATTATGCACCGACAAGGGTATACGATAAGTTTCTTTATTACGGCTCGTTGTTGGTTCCGGTACTGATAGCTGTTATAGGAATAACAGGTATTGTTTACAGTTTCAAACTTGATCCGTTTTATTATGTAGCAGTTCTGTTTCCTTTCCTTTATCTGCTGAGGTATAAAGATTTAAGACTTCTTCCATTTATATCTGTTCTTGTTCTGTTTTATATGTTTGTAGTTTCTGTTCTCCCTGTAGCAGAAAAATTCAGGCCCTACGATAAGATCGGACAGGCTATCTCTGATAATGTCCCTGAGAAAGATATCCCGTTATACATAGAAAACTGGTTCTGGCATAATATGCCTTTTTATGCAAAGAGAAAGGTTTACAGAGATATAAAAAGCTCTCAGATATTAAAGATATCTGAAGAAAAACCTCTTCTTGCTCTTGTAAAGAGAGATACATTAAAAAAGATAAACGGAGCTGTTGTCCTATGGGAAGGATACCTTTACAAAAGGGGAAGTGAATCAAGATTTGCTATATTTTTAAAGTACGTGTATAAAGCTTTAAATGGAGATTACTCTGGATTTGAGAAAAGATATCTAATATACAAGAGGTGGGTGAGATGA
- a CDS encoding aminotransferase class IV, with product MNEIITVNGELFDDRRCLRTLMYGEGVFETFRYNNGYPSKIKNHYRRMVEGAKLLGLKEISEEDFLYYVDKTVEKSEEKDLYIKVILLSEGNTEYPLLPYKTNVMVIAKPYRPFPKERISLTVAPFRVHSSNPLLRIKTTNFAEKVIAKRYAKEKGYDDAVFLNENGEITETTSANIFWIKGKIMYTPSVDCGLLPGITREAVIFEARKQGFTVVEGRFYLEDIKDADLIFVTNALNGIIRVGKFDLFAQEED from the coding sequence ATGAATGAAATAATAACAGTAAATGGGGAGCTATTTGATGACAGAAGATGCTTAAGAACTCTTATGTATGGAGAAGGTGTTTTTGAGACATTCCGTTACAATAACGGATATCCATCAAAGATAAAAAATCATTACAGACGGATGGTTGAAGGGGCTAAGCTACTTGGTCTCAAGGAGATTTCAGAGGAAGATTTTCTTTACTATGTAGACAAAACAGTTGAAAAATCAGAAGAAAAAGATCTGTATATAAAAGTTATTCTTCTCTCTGAGGGAAATACAGAGTATCCACTTCTTCCGTATAAAACAAATGTTATGGTTATTGCAAAACCTTACAGACCTTTTCCAAAAGAAAGAATTTCCCTTACAGTAGCTCCCTTTAGAGTTCACAGCAGTAATCCTCTTCTTAGGATAAAAACAACAAATTTTGCAGAAAAAGTTATAGCAAAAAGGTATGCAAAGGAAAAAGGGTATGATGATGCAGTTTTCCTGAATGAAAACGGAGAGATAACAGAGACAACCTCTGCAAATATATTCTGGATAAAGGGAAAAATCATGTATACCCCATCTGTAGATTGTGGTCTTTTACCGGGAATAACGAGGGAGGCTGTTATTTTTGAGGCAAGAAAACAGGGATTTACAGTTGTGGAAGGCAGATTTTATCTTGAAGATATTAAAGATGCAGACCTGATTTTTGTTACAAATGCTCTGAATGGTATAATTAGAGTGGGAAAGTTTGATTTATTCGCTCAGGAGGAAGATTAA
- a CDS encoding menaquinone biosynthetic enzyme MqnA/MqnD family protein gives MKIGWIKYLNTLPFDFEKTGLKLDFYYSLVKGVPSQINNFLSKGIVDVGFISSAHYIKNYKKYLILPELSISSLNRVKSVIILSDTPIEKINRIYLTEESETSKLLTKVIFKVFLKKDINYLDLKDENIKDKEAVLLIGDKAINYLNEKNYRYDLSEIWYRKTGLPFVFALWCVRKEYYLKNKEKVIKLQGILKKSKNIFFEKPEKYINDSFSIEYLKNLDYCFSEEHLKSLKLFSEYLYQMRLIEEKPVFNFVEVT, from the coding sequence GTGAAAATAGGCTGGATTAAGTATTTAAATACACTACCTTTTGATTTTGAAAAGACAGGACTGAAACTGGATTTTTATTACAGTTTGGTGAAGGGTGTACCTTCACAGATAAATAATTTTCTATCTAAAGGGATTGTTGATGTAGGTTTTATATCTTCTGCCCATTACATAAAAAACTACAAAAAATATCTTATTCTTCCGGAACTCTCAATAAGCTCACTTAACAGAGTAAAGTCTGTTATTATACTTTCTGATACTCCTATTGAAAAAATAAACAGGATTTACCTTACAGAAGAGTCTGAAACATCCAAACTGCTTACGAAAGTTATATTTAAGGTTTTTCTAAAAAAAGATATCAATTATTTAGATCTGAAAGATGAGAACATAAAGGATAAAGAAGCTGTTCTACTGATTGGAGACAAGGCAATCAACTACCTGAATGAAAAAAATTACAGATACGATCTTTCAGAGATATGGTACAGGAAAACAGGACTTCCATTTGTTTTTGCTCTGTGGTGTGTAAGAAAAGAGTACTATCTAAAAAACAAAGAAAAGGTGATCAAACTACAGGGTATCCTCAAAAAATCGAAAAATATCTTCTTTGAAAAACCTGAAAAGTACATAAATGATAGCTTTTCAATAGAATATCTAAAAAACTTAGATTACTGCTTTTCAGAAGAGCATCTGAAAAGCCTTAAGCTTTTTAGCGAATATCTTTACCAGATGCGGCTAATCGAAGAAAAACCTGTTTTCAATTTTGTGGAGGTGACATGA